From Proteus vulgaris:
TATCGTTCCAGTTGTGCCATAAAAAAACTGTTGCAGCGATCCCCACAAAGGTTGATTTCAGTATCGCTTTAAATAACTCGGCTAACGCATTCATTGAAAATATACGTTTTAACCCAGAAATAGGGTTCCATTTTTTCGGATCAAACTTAATCGATTTACTACTAAAGTTAATCCCGCCTAATAAAGCAGAGCCACCAATTGCCACAAGCACTAACCCAAAAAATACAGGTGATAACGCAAAAACAGCTTGTTTAATCAAGCTACCAAATCGAGGGATCAACAAATTCTCATTACCAATAAGGTGATGATTAAACGTAAATCCTTCTGTTAACATGGCATATAGCCCACGAGTGATAAATCCACCACTCATCCACAGCAAACTCACGCCACCCAAGATCATTAAAACGGATGAAAGCTCTTTAGAACGAACAATTTGCCCATCCTTTTTAGCTTTTTCCCGTTTATGGGGTGTGGGGTCCTCTGTTTTTTCGAGATCGCTATCTTCAGCCACAGTCTGTCCGATTTAGATATTGAGATTAAAAGCATGAATGAAATGACTCTAAGCATGACAAATTCAGAGGAAATTGATGGGCTGAACAATCGCAAATTTACGGGGCTTTTTGGGCTATGACGGTAGGTGTTTAGAAACCGACCTAATGATAAAAATAACAATAAAGGTATTTTTGGCGCTAATAATAAGGAAATCAGCGAAATTCACAGAAAATAATGTATTTTTTATATTGATGCTTATTTAAGCAACCTCGAAAGCCGCTTAAACAAAGCGGCTTACATTTTCTTCAATAGCGTGGGCTATCAAAGCGTTATTACGTGATTTTTTATCCATAAAGTACACCATCCTAAAGAGCAGAGCATAGAGCGAATGCGTTCTGCATATCTCAACGTCCTTATCGCCCTAAAACTCATCACAGGTCAAAAACCTAGACTTTCTAGCAAATCATCAACTTGATCTTGATTTTTGATCACACCAGCGTTGTTTTTATTAACCTGTGGACCATTTAATAAAGAATCAGTCTCTTTTTTCACATTAGACTTTTCAAGTTGCTCTGGTGGCAGGTTTTCCATTAATACCATCACGAGTTGTTTTTCAATTTCTTGAACCACACTCATCATGCGCTTAATCACCTGACCTGTCAGATCTTGGAAATCCTGTGCCATCATAATTTCCAATAACTGACTGTTAGTAAAAGCCGTACTCTCAGGGATATCCCGCAAATAATTGCGGGTATCGGTTACAAGAGAGCGTACATCTTTCAGCTCTTCTGGCTGTTCAAACCATTGGTCCCAACGTTCAGTAAGCTTAGTTGCATCGGCACTTAACGCATCCTGTTTAGGTTGCGCAGCTTCGACACAGTTCAATGTACGCTCAGCTGCCTGAGCGGTCATTTGAGCAACATAATCCAATCGTTCCCTAGCGTCAGGGATGGCTTCTGCTGCTTCGGCTATTGCTTTATCCAATCCTAATTCTCGCAAACTGTCGCGCAACATCCGCGTCAATTGTCCGATCCGGCTGATAATATCAGATGTCATTTCAATATTATCTTTCGGCATAATTGGATTCCCACTCATTGCGACTCCTTAGATGCCCAGTTTTTCAAAAATTTTATTTAGTTTTTCTTCAAGAATTGCTGCTGTAAAAGGTTTAACAACATATCCACTTGCACCGGCTTGCGCTGCTGCAATGATATTTTCTTTTTTAGCTTCAGCGGTCACCATTAATACTGGTGTTGCTGCAAGTCCCGCATCACTACGAATATTTTTAAGAAGCTCTAGACCATCCATGTTTGGCATGTTCCAGTCTGTTATCACAAAATCAATTGCCGAATTGCGTAATTTAGCTAACGCGTCAGCACCATCTTCTGCTTCTTCTACATTCGTAAATCCTAATTCCTTTAGCAAATTACGAACTATGCGGCGCATTGTTGAAAAATCATCAACCACTAAAAATTTCAGATCCTTACTTGCCATTGAAAACTCCTTCAAAATATATCGGCAAATTACTGTGTTGCTTTTTAAACTGAACTTAATCAGATACGCAATGATTGCGTGCTACTGATTTTCATCAGTACCGCTTTACTCATTGAGCTTATACTTTTCACCTCATCAACTGCGCCTATTTCAACCGCAGCACGAGGCATACCAAAGACGACACAACTCGCTTCATCTTGTGCAAAGGTATAACTTCCCGCTTGACGCATTTCTAATAACCCTGCTGCACCATCACTTCCCATCCCAGTTAAAATAACGCCAATAGCATTACGCCCCGCATATTTTGCGACTGAACGAAATAGCACATCGACTGAAGGACGATGACGGTTTACTGCTGGTTCTTTATTAATGTGGATCTGGTAGTTAGCACCATTACGACGAAGCTCCATGTGATAATCACCCGGCGCAACATACGCATGCCCTGGTAATACACGTTCTCCATCTTCAGCTTCTTTTACACTGATTTGGCATAAACGATTTAATCGTTCTGCAAATGAGTGTGTAAACCCTGCTGGCATATGTTGTGTAATCAACACCGCAGGGCTGGTAACGGGTAATGGTTCTAGAAAATTACGAATAGCCTCTGTGCCACCAGTTGATGCACCTACAGCAATCAACTTTTCACTCGAAATCATCGGTGTAAATGACAATGATTTAGAAGGCACGACTTGAACTTCACGCCGACTAATTCGAGCAAGAGCAGCAGCACGAATTTTTTCTGCAATCAGTTCACTATAAGCGAGCATACCTTCACGTAAACCAAGCTGTGGTTTAGTCACAAAATCAACAGCGCCCAGTTCTAACGCTTTTAACGTTACTTCTGAGCCTTTAGCTGTTAATGATGAAACCATAACGACAGGCATCGGTCTTAATCGCATCAGTTTTTCCAAGAAATCAATACCATCCATACGTGGCATTTCAACGTCTAACGTTAATACCTGTGGGTTGTACTTTTTTATTAAGTCACGAGCCACTATAGGATCTGGTGCACAATCAACAACCTCCATATCACTATGACTGTTGATGATTTCTCGCATGATTTGACGCATTAGCGCCGAATCATCAACACAGAGTACCGTTATTTTATTCATAACCTCTCCTTGCTGGTGTCAGCCCGTAAACGGTATGCCCATGCAAGTAGAAATCCTTGCTAAGCTGGCTTACATTTTCAGAATGCCCAACAAACAGCATTCCGTCTGGTTTAAGTAATGAGGTAAAGCGGTTAAGTAAGGTTTGCTGTGTCGTTTTATCAAAATAAATCATGACATTACGACAAAAAATCGCATCAAAACTACCTTCTAAATCCCATTGCTTGTCGAGTAGATTCAAATACTGAAAAGAGACCATCTCGCTGATTTGTGGCCTAATTTTCACGTATCCTTCAAAATCGCCGACACCTTTGAGAAAATATTTTTTCAAATATTCATCATTTAATGTTTTAAGCTCTTCTTGTCGGTAAACACCTTTTCGTGCTTTATCCAACACATTTGTATCGATATCGCTGGCAATAATTTTGGTTTTATAAGGGTTATTCCCAAAAACATCGCGTAAAGTCATCGCTATTGAATAAGGTTCTTCTCCAGTAGATGCAGCTGCACACCATACTCGGTAGACGCCTCCGGCTCTTTTTCTGGCATGTTTTGCCAAAATAGGAAAATGATGTGCTTCCCTGAAAAATGCAGTGAGATTAGTTGTTAAAGCATTAACAAACTCTTGCCATTCAGGGTTGCGTACATCACTTTTAAGAAACGCAAGATAGTCACCAAAGTTATTCATCCGTAATTCACGTAACCTCCTAGTGAGACGGTTATAAACCATCTCCCTTTTGTTGTTAGTCAGCACAATACCTGCCTTTTGATAAATCAATTGGCATATAGATTGGAACT
This genomic window contains:
- the cheR gene encoding protein-glutamate O-methyltransferase CheR — protein: MKRNVTEVLSDIAAQPLDIFTQRFMLSDDQFQSICQLIYQKAGIVLTNNKREMVYNRLTRRLRELRMNNFGDYLAFLKSDVRNPEWQEFVNALTTNLTAFFREAHHFPILAKHARKRAGGVYRVWCAAASTGEEPYSIAMTLRDVFGNNPYKTKIIASDIDTNVLDKARKGVYRQEELKTLNDEYLKKYFLKGVGDFEGYVKIRPQISEMVSFQYLNLLDKQWDLEGSFDAIFCRNVMIYFDKTTQQTLLNRFTSLLKPDGMLFVGHSENVSQLSKDFYLHGHTVYGLTPARRGYE
- the cheY gene encoding chemotaxis response regulator CheY, with amino-acid sequence MASKDLKFLVVDDFSTMRRIVRNLLKELGFTNVEEAEDGADALAKLRNSAIDFVITDWNMPNMDGLELLKNIRSDAGLAATPVLMVTAEAKKENIIAAAQAGASGYVVKPFTAAILEEKLNKIFEKLGI
- the cheZ gene encoding protein phosphatase CheZ; the encoded protein is MSGNPIMPKDNIEMTSDIISRIGQLTRMLRDSLRELGLDKAIAEAAEAIPDARERLDYVAQMTAQAAERTLNCVEAAQPKQDALSADATKLTERWDQWFEQPEELKDVRSLVTDTRNYLRDIPESTAFTNSQLLEIMMAQDFQDLTGQVIKRMMSVVQEIEKQLVMVLMENLPPEQLEKSNVKKETDSLLNGPQVNKNNAGVIKNQDQVDDLLESLGF
- a CDS encoding protein-glutamate methylesterase/protein-glutamine glutaminase; this translates as MNKITVLCVDDSALMRQIMREIINSHSDMEVVDCAPDPIVARDLIKKYNPQVLTLDVEMPRMDGIDFLEKLMRLRPMPVVMVSSLTAKGSEVTLKALELGAVDFVTKPQLGLREGMLAYSELIAEKIRAAALARISRREVQVVPSKSLSFTPMISSEKLIAVGASTGGTEAIRNFLEPLPVTSPAVLITQHMPAGFTHSFAERLNRLCQISVKEAEDGERVLPGHAYVAPGDYHMELRRNGANYQIHINKEPAVNRHRPSVDVLFRSVAKYAGRNAIGVILTGMGSDGAAGLLEMRQAGSYTFAQDEASCVVFGMPRAAVEIGAVDEVKSISSMSKAVLMKISSTQSLRI